The following is a genomic window from Roseofilum casamattae BLCC-M143.
ACTGGGAGAACGAGGTTTAATCGGAGAATTTAATCCACAACTTGGTGGTTTTGCGATTGATGCTTGGGGAGGGCCCGGACAAGGAACTCAAACGATTCTGGCAACTGATTTCATCACTTATCAAAATACTGAGAGCGATCCTTCTCCTCCGTTTGCTGAGTATGTATCGGGCCATAGTACGTTCAGTTCAGCAGGTGCTGCAATTCTCAGACTGTTTACTGGTAGCGATAATTTTGGTGGTTCGGTAACTTTTCAGCCGGGGGAGGCTGCCTTTGAACCGGGTGTCACGCCTCAAGCGCCTGTAACTCTTGAGTGGGCAACCTTTAGGGAAGCTTCTGATGAGGCTGGTATTTCTCGTCTTTACGGTGGTATCCACTTTCAGGATGGCGATCTCAATGGGAGGATACTCGGGGGACAAGTGGCAGAAAGTGTTTGGCTCCAGAGTCAATCATTGCTCGCTCCTAATACGATTATTGGCACTAATGGAGGTGATACTTTAATTGGTGCTGCTGCCAACGACCGGATATTTGGCAACCTCAGTAATGATACTATTACTGGTAATGATGGAAACGATCTACTCTTTGGAGGTCAAGGTAACGATACTGTTAATGGTGGTGCCGGAACAGACCTGATACACGGTCATTTGGGTAACGATATTCTCATCGGTGGAGTGGGTAGCGATCGCTTTGATTTTCGCCCTAATGATGGGAGTAATATCATCACTGATTTTGAAGATGGAATAGATGTGATTGGTTTGAGTAATGGTTTGAGTTTTGCTCAGTTGACTATTTCTCAAATCGGTAATGACACTCAAATTAGTGCCGGCCAACTTTTGATTACATTGCAAGGTATACAGGCAAGTGCGATCGATATTAACGATTTTAGGATATAGTATCGCGTTCGAATAAGCAATGCGATCGCCGGCGCAGGGCAAACGCATACTAATTTTGGCTTAACGATGGATAAGTACAGGACAAAAGTTGTCGCAATTAGTCATGTCGAGACCTATCTTAACTCGCGGTTAATGATGCGCCGAGCTGAATTTGACCCGAGCCTAAGTTAGTGGGAATTAGGTTTTGACCGAACATAATTCCTGTGGGTTGCTTGCGGAAGGTTGCTAGAGTTTTTAGGGGTTCTCCAAAATCGCTACGCACTCCAGTTTGTTGGTCGGTTGTGGTTACAATGCAGCGGCTGCAAGGTTTTGCGGGTTTGAAGTTTGCCTCTCCAATTGTAATTTCCTGCCAACTATCTTCAATAAATGGCTCGTTTGTTTCAATGACCACATTCGGACGAAAGCGAGCCATTGGAACTTGCAAACCATTGGGTTCTGTTGGATACCTTGCCTGCAATTTCTGATTTAATTGTGCCAGAGATGCCGTGTTTGTTAATAATAGAGGATATCCGTCGGCAAAGCTGACCGTATCCTTTGGGGTAATGGCATATTCAGAGGCAACTGCGCGGGGATATTTTGGCGATTGGCGAACTAAACGACAGGGATGGTTTAATTCGAGCGCGGATTCCAACCATTGAGCAACTGCATCTCCTAGATCGATTGCTATAGTATTGCTCTGCCACACCGTGACTTCTCTCTCTTCCCCATTCCGAGTCAGCGGCAGTTCAAATGGCTCGCAGTTTTCATAATTCAAGGTAAGCGTCTCTGAAGATAATTGCACCCGAATTTTTGCCATTTGTGCGTACTTTCGTTGACTCATAAACTGGCCGCGATCGTTAACTATCATCCACTCGCGATCCAACATTAATCCTTTTGGGGTAATGAGAACCTGTTGGCAGGGAATGGCACCGCAAGATTTAATCGGATAAATGAATAGACCGCTGACTTTAATGGGAGCCTTCATTAGAGTTACTTTTGGGTAGAAGTATGATAATCTAGTGAGGTCAATTATACCATTATACGGCTAATGCAATCATGGGCGTACCGTTGCGCGATCGCTGGGATGAATTCATTGAGGATTTAAACGGAATTGAGTTCATTACTCAAAGCGATCGCATAGCCAAACTCTCTCAAGATTATTATTCGTTCAGTCCGGTTCTGCAACCTCTACTTTTCGGTAAACGAGCCGATGCTGTGGTGCGTCCGATCGATGAAACGGAAGTATTGCGGGTTGCCTCAGCTTGCGCGCGCTACAAAATTCATCTCACTGTCCGTGGTGCAGGAACGGGGAATTACGGACAATGCGTCCCCTTAAAGGGAGGGATTGTTTTAGACTTAACCGAGATGCAAACGATTAAAAGAATTGCACCGGGAATCGTGCAAGTTGAACCGGGAGCCAAGCTCGCCCAAATTAATAAATTTGCTGAAGAAATTGGCTGGGAATTGCGCCTGACTCCTTCTACCTATCGTACGGCAACGATAGGAGGATTTATTGCAGGTGGAAGCGGTGGTATTGGCTCGGTTTTGTATGGCTGGTTGAGCGATCGCGGTAATGTTTTATCCGTGAAAGTTGTAACCTTAGAAGCACAGCCGCGAGTTATTGTCTTGCGCGGCGATGATGTGGAAAAAGTCAATCATGCTTATGGTACGAATGGCATTATTATCGAACTAGAAATTGCTCTAGCACCAGTCTATCCTTGGGCAGAAGTTATTGTTGTTTTTCAAGACTTTATGCAAGCGGCTCGCTTCGGTCAAGCTTTAGCTCAAGCTGATGGATTAATCGCGAAATTAATTAGCATTCATGCTTGGCCAATTCCCAGTTATTTTACGGCACTGCAACCTTATCTGCCGCCAGAATCTCATGCCGCACTTTTAATTTGCGATCGCACTACTCTCAATTCTCTCGCCTCTTTAGTTGCCGATTTTCAAGGAACCATTACCTATTCTCCCCAGCACCAACCGGAGAGCAA
Proteins encoded in this region:
- a CDS encoding MOSC domain-containing protein, with the protein product MKVSGLFIYPIKSCGAIPCQQVLITPKGLMLDREWMIVNDRGQFMSQRKYAQMAKIRVQLSSETLTLNYENCEPFELPLTRNGEEREVTVWQSNTIAIDLGDAVAQWLESALELNHPCRLVRQSPKYPRAVASEYAITPKDTVSFADGYPLLLTNTASLAQLNQKLQARYPTEPNGLQVPMARFRPNVVIETNEPFIEDSWQEITIGEANFKPAKPCSRCIVTTTDQQTGVRSDFGEPLKTLATFRKQPTGIMFGQNLIPTNLGSGQIQLGASLTAS
- a CDS encoding FAD-binding oxidoreductase — its product is MGVPLRDRWDEFIEDLNGIEFITQSDRIAKLSQDYYSFSPVLQPLLFGKRADAVVRPIDETEVLRVASACARYKIHLTVRGAGTGNYGQCVPLKGGIVLDLTEMQTIKRIAPGIVQVEPGAKLAQINKFAEEIGWELRLTPSTYRTATIGGFIAGGSGGIGSVLYGWLSDRGNVLSVKVVTLEAQPRVIVLRGDDVEKVNHAYGTNGIIIELEIALAPVYPWAEVIVVFQDFMQAARFGQALAQADGLIAKLISIHAWPIPSYFTALQPYLPPESHAALLICDRTTLNSLASLVADFQGTITYSPQHQPESKLLHIGEFTWNHTTLHARATDSKLTYLQSRYPYDKNLQLVEEVTRDYGNEIMMHLEFTRSQGAIVATGLEVVRFTTTERLEYIINDLEQRGIFIANPHTYILEDGGTKEINPLQLNFKRQTDPQGLLNPGKMRGWWETQ